Proteins from one Malaya genurostris strain Urasoe2022 chromosome 2, Malgen_1.1, whole genome shotgun sequence genomic window:
- the LOC131431371 gene encoding uncharacterized protein LOC131431371, with protein MSDMRHSHNQSDLNTSCADEIRIELLKLHKSELIIKILKLSGCPISVENRALLSIYQYDGSLPFGLENIRNVETGYHEKLSLTRFIETNILDMARPIIHNALKLTDNNLNALGVSVYKDYVNVLELEAEKRKLTEMLIKLKNRKLHFMNLCAEMRTGPYQKNNIETKNAESKALQIKAETIQRVMIHEVITSTAHAEKAVKEVETNIDALLSLK; from the exons ATGAGCGATATGAGGCATTCGCATAATCAAAGCGACTTGAATACGTCGTGCGCAGACGAGATTAGGATTGAATTACTGAAATTACACAAATCTGAGTTAatcattaaaatattgaaactaTCGGGTTGTCCTATATCCGTTGAAAACAGAGCCCTTCTCAGTATATATCAATATGATGGCTCACTTCCCTTCG GTTTGGAAAATATTCGAAATGTTGAAACTGGATACCACGAGAAACTATCACTAACACGTTTTATCGAGACAAATATATTAGATATGGCACGTCCAATTATACACAACGCACTCAAATTAACAGATAACAATTTGAACGCTCTTGGAGTGTCAGTTTATAAAGATTATGTAAATGTTCTTGAGCTAGAAGCAGAAAAGAGAAAATTAACAGAAATGTTGATAAAactcaaaaatcgaaaattacaTTTCATGAATTTGTGCGCCGAAATGCGAACGGGCCCataccaaaaaaataatattgaaacAAAGAATGCTGAGAGTAAGGCATTACAAATAAAAGCTGA GACTATTCAAAGAGTTATGATCCACGAAGTAATCACAAGCACGGCACACGCTGAAAAGGCTGTAAAGGAAGTGGAAACCAACATTGATGCTCTATTAAGTCTGAAATAA
- the LOC131428507 gene encoding uncharacterized protein LOC131428507, giving the protein MPRVNFTRTDRIAQMSQQEQLIAQKRQQILEKQRTLQMAKQIVAEASKNNANTEETEPDKPGGLKIPFSNDGSFLENFKKLSEKIAKSTEDQNKRSAEEDASNSEKKFKPDEEVLITIPPPPPPPAPPIPPSIPTVPVDVAFATYYNMSQPAPIMPLMQPAPLPPPIPDAIVDIAPPIEQMINTIETTQPPAIEQVPEVGANCKVFSENDKLPTTVEELVELVADIGDVYEEKLSSRKNELHPSLWFLFDKQSEPYRNYRHMIVARLFKTAGIEHALPPPQPFHAPESAADDSKYDPEDVLDDTNMEDEPNVMVDQKEPQNDEPIQMRPNYYGDEQHFYDDKSTTETDSDTEYVREARKRNLKNLKRKTMNAGNVREDSTTDTDDDFGESSEGKQDTHSEKGGSSGGGKNVRQKHKKKTRWGDNAESTEGHDLIDDSKGSADASHNSTTANSELPSSSHGTQPQHPNSRLNPGLLQFVFQCFGTVDVSPESWKQAEEHFRIRLLYEDMSNKIQIHERFMSNRLMRSAGGGQIEVEEDQRLNSDKMKAVLLWINEITTFYERFGVVNLEEFLMRDEYESFFDKYRKTSDRQPNFEDYKKFKLEQAKIVSTNSRGEYSSTDSDFLGMKREDVENMDGNEQLGSVSNENDKNIKRRRSRWGDQIQNQSVQASSMPKPMPIPTPGPSSSNFSTPKLSTVGRTDPALLAYVRQNFGTTVLSEEDWKKAEDHYKINLLYQDMLRKRQEIDRLAACGKFKYEYDSDEDTTGGTWEHKLRSQEMEATQLWASELTKKSEGKHHIGDFLPPEELRKFMEKYDAQKNNRLPSLSDYKEYKLKEDNVGFQMLQKLGWKEGQGLGADGSGIVDPINKAAQRDNQGLGVVTDNPEVDDNEYDAYRKRMMLAYRFRPNPLNNPRRAYY; this is encoded by the exons ATGCCTCGCGTCAATTTTACCAGAACTGATCGAATAGCACAGATGTCTCAACAAGAGCAACTTATCGCTCAGAAGCGACAGCAGATTTTAGAAAAGCAACGAACTCTGCAAATGGCTAAACAAATTGTCGCTGAAGCTAGTAAAAACAATGCGAA TACCGAAGAAACGGAACCGGATAAACCAGGCGGACTGAAGATACCTTTTAGTAACGATGGATCGTTCTTAGAAAACTTTAAGAAGCTTAgtgaaaaaattgcaaaaagcaCCGAGGATCAGAATAAAAGGTCAGCTGAAGAAGATGCTTCCAATAG tgaaaaaaaatttaaaccggaTGAGGAAGTGCTAATAACAATACCACCTCCTCCGCCACCTCCAGCACCACCTATTCCGCCCAGTATCCCGACGGTGCCAGTGGATGTTGCGTTTGCAACGTACTATAATATGTCGCAACCTGCACCAATTATGCCACTGATGCAACCAGCTCCATTGCCTCCGCCGATTCCAGATGCCATCGTGGATATTGCGCCACCAATTGAGCAGATGATAAATACGATCGAAACCACACAGCCACCGGCGATAGAACAAGTACCAGAGGTGGGAGCCAACTGTAAAG TATTTTCAGAGAATGATAAATTACCAACAACAGTTGAAGAGTTGGTTGAATTGGTTGCCGATATCGGTGATGTTTATGAAGAAAAATTAAGTTCAcgtaaaaatgaattgcatccaTCGCTTTG GTTTTTGTTTGACAAACAGTCAGAGCCCTACAGAAACTACCGGCATATGATTGTAGCTAGACTGTTCAAAACGGCAGGTATAGAGCATGCTCTACCGCCTCCGCAACCATTTCACGCTCCAGAGTCGGCTGCGGATGATTCCAAGTATGACCCGGAAGATGTTTTGGATGATACCAACATGGAGGACGAGCCGAATGTCATGGTCGATCAAAAGGAACCGCAGAATGACGAACCGATTCAGATGCGGCCCAACTACTACGGCGACGAGCAACATTTTTACGATGATAAATCTACAACTGAGACTGATTCCGATACCGAATATGTCCGGGAGGCACGGAagagaaatttgaaaaatttaaagcgCAAAACTATGAATGCCGGAAATGTGCGAGAGGACAGTACAACCGATACGGATGACGATTTCGGCGAATCATCGGAGGGCAAGCAAGACACACACAGTGAAAAGGGAGGAAgttccggtgggggtaaaaatgtTCGTCAAAAGCATAAGAAAAAAACACGATGGGGGGACAATGCTGAGAGTACAGAAGGTCACGATTTGATTGACGATAGCAAAGGCTCAGCAGATGCTTCCCATAACAGTACTACTGCCAATTCCGAGCTGCCTTCCAGCTCACACGGCACACAACCGCAGCATCCGAATTCCCGCTTGAATCCCGGTTTGTTGCAGTTTGTATTTCAGTGCTTCGGCACTGTGGATGTTAGTCCGGAAAGTTGGAAGCAGGCAGAGGAGCATTTCAGAATCCGTTTACTCTATGAAGATATGTCCAACAAAATCCAAATCCACGAACGATTTATGAGCAATCGGTTAATGCGCAGTGCCGGTGGCGGCCAGATAGAAGTAGAAGAGGACCAACGTTTGAATTCGGACAAAATGAAAGCCGTTTTGCTGTGGATAAATGAAATCACAACATTCTACGAACGTTTTGGTGTAGTTAATTTGGAAGAATTTCTCATGCGAGATGAATATGAAAGCTTCTTTGATAAATATCGAAAAACTAGTGATCGTCAACCGAATTTTGAAGAttacaaaaaattcaaacttgaaCAAGCAAAAATAGTTTCAACAAATTCCCGTGGAGAATATAGTTCTACTGATTCGGATTTCCTTGGTATGAAAAGAGAGGACGTAGAAAACATGGATGGGAATGAGCAACTAGGTTCCGTTTCgaatgaaaatgacaaaaatatcaAACGTCGTAGAAGCCGTTGGGGTGATCAAATTCAAAACCAATCGGTACAGGCTTCCTCAATGCCTAAACCAATGCCAATACCAACTCCCGGTCCTTCCTCCTCGAACTTTAGCACTCCAAAACTTAGCACAGTGGGTCGTACGGATCCAGCCTTGTTGGCTTACGTAAGGCAAAATTTTGGAACGACTGTCTTATCGGAAGAAGATTGGAAGAAAGCAGAAGATCATTACAAAATAAACCTTCTGTACCAAGATATGTTGAGGAAGCGCCAAGAAATTGACAGATTGGCTGCCTGTGGGAAGTTCAAGTACGAATATGATTCGGATGAGGATACCACAGGGGGCACTTGGGAACATAAACTTCGATCGCAAGAAATGGAAGCAACACAATTGTGGGCCAGTGAGCTTACAAAGAAATCCGAAGGAAAGCATCACATTGGAGATTTTCTGCCACCGGAGGAGCTTAGAAAGTTCATGGAAAAATATGATGCTCAGAAGAACAATCGTCTGCCAAGTCTGAGTGATTATAAGGAATATAAACTAAAAGAGGACAACGTTGGCTTTCAAATGCTACAGAAGCTGGGCTGGAAAGAGGGACAGGGGTTGGGAGCGGATGGCAGCGGTATTGTTGATCCTATTAACAA AGCAGCGCAACGTGATAACCAAGGGTTGGGAGTTGTAACAGATAATCCCGAGGTGGATGATAACGAGTATGATGCGTATCGTAAGCGCATGATGCTTGCCTACAGATTTCGACCAAATCCGTTG AATAATCCCCGCAGAGCGTATTATTGA